The Phlebotomus papatasi isolate M1 chromosome 3, Ppap_2.1, whole genome shotgun sequence genomic sequence TGAACGAGAAATATGAACGAGAAGGAAGCCAGAAAATTGATAACTTTTGCGGAATCCAAAAAGCTCTTCCTAATGGAAGCCATCTGGTCGCGATTCTTCCCCAGCTACCAATACCTCAAGCGTCAGATTGATTCTGGAGCTCTGGGGGATATCAAAGAGATCAATGCAACATTTGGTTTTTGTTTGGACAGTGACAGGCTTTACAGTAAAACTCTAGGGGGAGGAACAGTCCTTAATATCGGAATATACCCTATTCAAGTATGCCAATGGGCTTTCAGGGAACCTCCGAAAGAGATCAAGGCTACAGGAAAGTTAAACGACGATGGAGTGGATATAGAGATGCAAAGCGAACTAATTTACAGCACTGGAGTAGCTAAAATTCAAACTAGTATCActaaaaagttcaaaaatgaGGCAGTTATTATTGGTACAAAGGGACAAATCACGGTAAGTTCTTTCAATATTTCTATGTAAACGTTGAatcatttagttttttttttcattggattTAGACTTTGTCAAAGgttttttaataattccatGATcgtgaaatgaaatttttcagtaATATTAATAACACTCCGTCGTTTGGATCGGCAATgtgcaattgtcgtaacttccttgtCACCTAATCAATTCTTGTAACAATATGGAAGTACTTACAGACTTACACATTATTTTCGATCGGGattgaaaaaagtacaaaatggctttataaacaaagaaaatttgcatacctgcaggagatttatttcaaataacTTATAGAAATTCCTTAATatgaggcgctcggagcaaaaaaaatctaaaggtgtctacacattgagaacaattttcgtcaaaaattgcttttttgaaggaaattggctgcagtgctgtaatcagaaacgtcaaaattctgtcaaaaatgcaatttttgatgaaaattgctcccaatgtgtagaggccttaagtcctatgcatttccctattaaaatagcgtttttttttgctctgagctcctcatataaacaaaatattgtTTACAGGAACACCTTAATCTAATTTCAGTAAGAACTGTTCGTAAgaaatgcattttaaatttaatgtctTTCAttcaaagttttgcatatgatttcaaaaattaacttccaatggtaggcaaattaTGCATTAAGTGTGTTTGCATAATCCCGGGCCCCCCTGTACTGTATAACAATTGCTGATTAGGTAATGAGGAAGGTACGACAATAACTGATCCAAACAAACAGTGTTTTTTCTGATGTCtcagaaaatcaaaatatcataCACTTCGCTTCACAGTAGGTCAATGAGCAAAGCCTTGTAAACCCCAAGGTCCAGGGTTCGATCCTAATACGGgattcaaacttaagacttagccatacggattaactactctaatttctgatcaatcacgattttttggaaaaataacttaggattggattattattaaagataagtaaCCTATTAGTTTcttaaaaagcattaaaattgctcACTAATTTAGGGTTtttagaccttcgggaactgggctcaacctctagtctaaagaccgccTCAATTTAGTTGCGTGCAGTGAGaagttttgaaataattttaattggtttattattaaaagaattaaaattttccaaaatcccgagctttttcaaattttgtaataatttggATGAAAGCAtttcactaattccaaatttcgGGATCCTAATATTCCGGTATATCTAAACCTAAAGCATCTGACATCAAAAATATGATTCTTGGAGACTCAGGATTTTTCGAGTCTCAGGAATCTTAAGATTCTGGAATTTTGTCCAAGATATTTGAGCGGAATTTGCGATATCCTGCGCAATTCAGAGTTTCAAAATTCGTGGGATACCGGTGGGATGGGCGGGATCTTCAGGGGTTCCAGAGTTTTGAAACTCCTGGGAAATTTTTGGGTTTAGgctaagctaattcaaaacctgctccaaatggaaatttttcgctactctaaatggaaacatcattgttttcacgataaatacagtactaaattattatatttatatattttctataccacagtttcatgatttagttaattttgctccaaataaagcgaaaaaccgttcatattcacaaattttaatttattaatttctcagaaaaattataagtgtaccttttcaccatcgaattttttatcgattgACTTCGTTtcacaatgaaaaacacaatgaggtgactgttattTAATCGTTTTGTTTGacttttatgtcatatttctgactaattttagttaaattaagtgctaatctctattgttaacggtacgtgaagttttcaaactaaataattacctatttcgtgaacaaaaagggtttttctgaagtgtctgcaaatgtttcaataggaaaccccggataCAGGGGCATGACActttctatgtttcccatatgtttcaatcgagccgaaaaaatttttgagtttattagctgttttctgtcattgtagaatgaattagtaaaaaatactaatacgaaataaaagccaatttaataacgaagaggcaaccgaaatccctaaattggcaatctacgtagttttggagatatctcatgaaatgtgtatgaaaaaagggaaaaaattacactaaaactggttgcatttttcagagctaatgtcacccccccccTGCCCGGATATATAAAtcttttggagagattttcttattgttttagatgggaaaggagaaaagatcaggaataagaacaaatcctgcactcaagagcaactcaacaaggttttggaagcctttcgtaaCGGTTtcacttatgccctagacacacttacgactaaagtccagagacgactaagctcgttcatagccaagtcagttcctgacacactacaaacgtggcttaacattttctggcactcacaaaacataactttcgtgggttttctgCAGATATTTTTACTGAAAAGCACTAGTActcttttgaaaatgaaactacttgtaaatgtacttcacaattcacttaTAACAATAAGAATTATTCACCAGAATCGcggaaattggcttaagtcgcgagttagcttccacctcacaaataattgtaattaacaacaattattgcacgtgtactgagacatgaatttacaaatactttcattttcagaggagtattagtgcatttcagcagaaatatctgcataaaaacccacgaaagtaatgttttgtggatactagtgaatgctaagcctcgcctgtagtgtgtcaggaactgacttggctatgaacgagcttagtcgtctctggactttagtcgtaagtgtgtctagggcattacactgtttgtccactgagagagaaattcgaaaaagttaaaataacattccggaaatgttaattttaccctgcagcattgatcctaaatcggtgtaaatattaccctttttaggtgtattaggggttaaaggtacccttcttcatgttaattttacccttagtaaggcgtaaaattaacattaaaaaatgttgatatatttttacacctaaaaagtgttaaatttctgaggaaaaaaatgttaatcgcaccctattttttttctcagtgtctccaattagaaactttcccttgtctccatttggattaatttgtttccaatagaaacattttacacttgcgtatttttcttgtatttaagaagttttcaaattatatctaaataattttcactaaacagtaacattctagaagagtcaagtagcaaatttatgtaattctctttagaaagaatatgaacttaatgtgttgaatcttctgtcaaaattaaagcgtctggaaatggttttgaattaagacatttaccctacggaattttcaaaatcacagaaagaataaaaaattaacatttttcagCTGAATGAAATATTTTGGTGTCCAATTTCCCTAACGGACATTGATGGAACTGTAAAGACTTGGCCTCTGCCAAACGCTAAGGATCCCCATTTCAACTTCCCCAATAGCTGTGGGCTCCGTTACGAAGCCGAAGAGGTCAGACAGTGTATCAGGGCTGGACTTTTGCAGAGTGAACATGTTTCGCACAACGATAGCCTCGTCATTGCGAAAATTGAAGATGAAATTCGTCGGCAGATTGGTGTGAAATACGATGCAGATGAACAGTAAATTGATCAAATAGAGGGAAATGCGGTACCTTCAGAGATCTTAAGCTTGAACAACtaaattatttctattttatcTTAATGAATTTgtcctatgacacttttaaaaaaatgtaaggcATAGaactaattattaaaataaaataaatattgccaTGGATCAGATTTCTTAAGTAAGGTATGCAAAAATAGTTAATCCGAAGCTTTAGTCGTCCCAAGCTATTTAGTTATCGCAATTTACCTTACTCCTACAGGGAAGAAAAAATAGTGCtgaattgaattatatttttaaagcgcttttgaatgaaatatacgaaatttattgcacagaaatttttttttttcaataatttttccttCGGTActattttatgttgattttcGCATTCATTATATCCTtagtttttttctgaatatcaTAAATTACACATTGAAATTCTTTAGCTAATTCTTTCTTATGATAATTGATTCCTTTatcctttcaaaatttatattcaagaactatttattttatttatataaaaaatgtcataaattCGCGCAAAATTATGGCCACAgaaagaaacttaaaaaaaaacattatttaataattattaaatagaAAGTTATGAATATTTTAGCAATTATAgatatgatttttcgaaattcattggatttttgaattctttctttttttcataattGTTTCATAAACAACAACATATCattgttttttctttagttttttttttttttttaaataaattctttcaACACTTTTTCAATTAAACTAAGCAATGGCAACTGATTTTTTGTGctttgatttgtgttttctttttctccttttatcaattttaatactGCTAATTGAGCACTTTGTGCATTTATTTGAAGTGTTTGCCATAgtaaatttttatcattttctttttgtacGTCAATCAATTTGATAAGatctataaataatttaaattaaagaaaataaattgcatgaaaGACGAAAAACTCAGGCgggatttttcactttttaatttgtGTAACATTTCGTCTGTTTTTTCCTCTTCTCTCAATTGCAGTCTTGAAACGTTTTTAcaagtaaattttcatttttttttaatgcaatattAGTAATTTTCCATACTTTTTTTCATCTACATTTATTTTTACAATCAGTTTTAGGTCAAATTAGAATGAGAAAGAgagcaaaattattatttaattttcttttatttccatttattaattttctatattattGCAACACTGTAAGTTattcgttttctttttattaactATTTTATCAGATTATTGGGGATTATTTTGTATGTTTAATTATTTATGTATATTAATATTGGAGCAAAAATTGAGATTTATGTAGCATACGTGATAGATAGAGAgtcaacaaaataaaatagttgagaaaattagaaaaaaaaacaaataataagatAGATTTTGTAAATATTGCAGTATAAATCATTGTTCATTGTTTTGCCGCTACCATCTTTCTTTTCTATTCGTTTTATCTTCATTATCAAAACATTCTTTGCATTTTCTAATATTTCATTCTAAACTATTTTTCGTttaattcta encodes the following:
- the LOC129805360 gene encoding LOW QUALITY PROTEIN: trans-1,2-dihydrobenzene-1,2-diol dehydrogenase-like (The sequence of the model RefSeq protein was modified relative to this genomic sequence to represent the inferred CDS: substituted 1 base at 1 genomic stop codon), translating into MALKWGIVTTGLIAHDFVNALSSLPANEHEVVAVAARNKNKAEEFAATHGIPRAYEGYESIAKDPEVEVVYVAALNPNHYEISKQMLEHGKHVLCEKPXTRNMNEKEARKLITFAESKKLFLMEAIWSRFFPSYQYLKRQIDSGALGDIKEINATFGFCLDSDRLYSKTLGGGTVLNIGIYPIQVCQWAFREPPKEIKATGKLNDDGVDIEMQSELIYSTGVAKIQTSITKKFKNEAVIIGTKGQITLNEIFWCPISLTDIDGTVKTWPLPNAKDPHFNFPNSCGLRYEAEEVRQCIRAGLLQSEHVSHNDSLVIAKIEDEIRRQIGVKYDADEQ